Part of the Mangifera indica cultivar Alphonso chromosome 4, CATAS_Mindica_2.1, whole genome shotgun sequence genome, TATGAAGAATTGTAGAATTGTTCGGGGACCCCTTTTTCTTGAAGAACAAATCTGTAACAAGAGGAACAATTGGCTTCTTCTTTATCTCCGATCTTTTAAAATACCCAACTGATTCAGCTTCCACATCCTTCTCTCCAGCGCACAAAATCTGAGACAAAGTTAACgaattctctttctttctcaccAAATCTCTCTTCCTCTCCCGATCTTCTCTTCTTCCATGACTTTCTATCGCCTTCTTCGCCGCATCGGCTTCCTCCTCCGCCAGCTTCGACATGTTCTTATGAAGTTCAGCGTTCAAATTAGCCAACGCAACTTCAGTTTCCGCCTCTCTCTTCTTCAGTAACTGCAGCTCCGTCTTAGTTTCTTCCAGCTCCGCTTCAAGCTTCTTCAACGTATCCAATAATACTTTATCGTTATTCTCTCCACTCTTTTCATCGTCAATCATTTCCCTAGGGTTTTGAGGACTGGACGAATATTTCCACTGCGTAATTATCTCATGCTTGGTAGGAGGGCTGAAAGACAAGGGCTTGGAAGAATATATTTCTCGGACGAGAAACCGCTCGCCGAAGACGGCGACGGCTTCTTTGACCGAGCGAAAAGGGCGGGAAGAATCCACATTTGAACTGTAATCTTTGGCAATGGGGTTAAGAGAAAGAGCAagggtttgggtttgagtttgagtttccATGGGGATGGAGAAGGGATGGATATTGATGAAAAGAGAGAGCTAGGGTTCATTTTGATGATTGGTAGGTTTGGGGTTAAAGTTTCTTTGCTTTTACTGCAAAAGACAACAAATGGGAGGCTTTTGTTTCAAGGTTAAGACAATATCAAAGGTTGGAGACGATGAAGACGACTTGCTAGCCACTGGTTATTGGTATGCAAACCAGGTGGTGTCATGCAAATTGTTTGGAAATAATGCATTACAGAATCTTTTAGTTTTCGAATGACATTAAAGTATGGGATCAACATTTTTAATACTATAATAGTAACCATATGAAGTTACGAATATTGGTCATATAAGCATGCATTTGTATATTTGGATGGTCATTGGCAGTTGGAAATGCTACTACATTAAGAAACATACATAGTTAGGCCTGACTAGAGTTAAACTTATTcgagtttgaaaataaatttgatttgaatgagttTGGAATAAATTCGGATAAATTCGGTTTAACtgaattcaagtttgagtttgagtgatgttcaatttgttaaatttacgaatataaaaaaatttgatatgaattaactaaaataacgttttttttattaatatatatttaaacgaTATCGTTATAATCATTTTATTGGgctaaactcaaaatttaatttgattcgatattataatcaaactctctttaaataaactaaattcaaacaattttaaaaaaaagtcaagttTGGTTCACGTCTATTTCTAACTTACAGTAATAGATagttaagattttataatttgtttagaAAGAAACTACCTGTACATACTAAAAAACAAAGGCCTgttaaatgaattatataataataattggccaaaggactatttcccacccaaggtattcTTTTTCTACACATTGccacccgttaactttgaaaagcccaTTTACCTATCCATGGACTGTTAAAAAAACAGATTCAAgggaaaaatcatcattttatctgtaatattaaaaataaattaaaatttaatcctcttttccccccctaacccctaaaaactaactattttcccctagacca contains:
- the LOC123214849 gene encoding WEB family protein At3g51220; the encoded protein is METQTQTQTLALSLNPIAKDYSSNVDSSRPFRSVKEAVAVFGERFLVREIYSSKPLSFSPPTKHEIITQWKYSSSPQNPREMIDDEKSGENNDKVLLDTLKKLEAELEETKTELQLLKKREAETEVALANLNAELHKNMSKLAEEEADAAKKAIESHGRREDRERKRDLVRKKENSLTLSQILCAGEKDVEAESVGYFKRSEIKKKPIVPLVTDLFFKKKGSPNNSTILHSTIYASPNMYFN